Proteins encoded by one window of Pelmatolapia mariae isolate MD_Pm_ZW linkage group LG14, Pm_UMD_F_2, whole genome shotgun sequence:
- the thrsp gene encoding mid1-interacting protein 1-B-like: MQSADAKFKRNSLFLALRRYSSAVSEMEQTILLPSLLRDMPSDEVWDCEAAEETCKDLYSNYLMLKAIRTTVESGLIPLDDHKAKNNIALNKTLEPLLDTDPEALFRFHVRGLFSVMSDLTKKTQTLTEKYMDIIGVAN; this comes from the coding sequence ATGCAGTCTGCCGATGCCAAATTCAAGAGAAACAGCCTGTTCCTGGCTCTGAGACGATACAGCTCAGCTGTCAGTGAAATGGAGCAGACCATTCTTCTACCAAGCCTGCTGAGAGACATGCCCTCAGACGAGGTGTGGGACTGTGAAGCTGCAGAAGAGACCTGCAAAGACCTGTACAGCAACTACTTGATGCTCAAAGCCATACGGACCACAGTGGAGAGCGGCCTAATTCCCCTGGACGATCACAAGGCCAAAAACAACATAGCACTGAACAAGACCCTGGAGCCTCTCTTGGACACAGATCCTGAAGCCCTCTTCCGCTTCCACGTGAGAGGACTGTTTTCTGTGATGAGTGACCTCACCAAGAAGACGCAGACTCTCACTGAGAAATACATGGACATTATTGGGGTGGCAAATTAG
- the ndufc2 gene encoding NADH dehydrogenase [ubiquinone] 1 subunit C2, which yields MGFIPEEGKSLPPPGLVNRNSLWLAGVGWVSAVLHNAINHRPPVKSGVHRQFLLATIGWFIGYHITKYENYTYARLDRDMNEYIKLHPDKFVPKEQKTFAEIVEPFHPVR from the exons ATGGGCTTTATTCCAGAAGAGGGGAAGTCTCTGCCTCCTCCGGGGCTCGTGAACAGGAATTCGCTGTGGCTGGCGGGTGTAGGCTGGGTCTCCGCCGTGCTGCACAACGCAATCAACCACAGGCCGCCAGTGAAATCAG GTGTTCATCGACAGTTTCTGCTGGCAACCATTGGCTGGTTCATTGGCTACCATATTACCAAATATGAAAATTACACTTATGCTAGACTTGATCGAGACATGAATGAGTATATCAAACTCCACCCGGACAAATTTGTACCAAAGG AACAAAAGACCTTTGCTGAGATTGTTGAGCCTTTCCATCCTGTGCGCTAA
- the rab30 gene encoding ras-related protein Rab-30 isoform X1 — protein MPSSSKSGDIPVFLFSMSMEDYDYLFKIVLIGNAGVGKTCLVRRFTQGLFPPGQGATIGVDFMIKTVEIKGEKVKLQIWDTAGQERFRSITQSYYRSANALILTYDITCEDSFRCLPEWLREIEQYANNQVVTILVGNKIDLAEKREVLRQRAEDFAEAQSMLYLETSAKESDNVEKLFLDLACELIREAKQNKLDNSDTAPMPGEGKTISYLSCCNIN, from the exons ATGCCAAGTAGTTCTAAGTCCGGGGATATCCCCGTGTTTTTG TTTAGTATGAGCATGGAAGATTATGACTACCTGTTCAAAATAGTTCTGATAGGAAATGCTGGAGTTGGGAAGACATGTCTCGTCCGGCGCTTTACTCAG GGCCTTTTCCCACCTGGACAAGGGGCTACTATTGGAGTAGATTTCATGATTAAGACTGTGGAAATCAAAGGGGAGAAGGTCAAG CTACAAATATGGGACACAGCTGGACAGGAGAGATTTCGCTCCATTACTCAGAGTTATTACCGTAGTGCCAACGCCCTCATTCTTACGTATGACATTACCTGTGAGGACTCCTTCAGGTGCCTTCCAGAGTGGCTGAGGGAGATCGAGCAGTATGCCAACAACCAAGTGGTGACTATATTAGTCG GTAATAAAATAGATCTGGCAGAGAAGAGAGAGGTCCTCAGGCAGAGGGCTGAAGACTTTGCCGAGGCTCAGAGCATGCTGTACCTGGAGACGTCAGCCAAAGAGTCTGACAACGTTGAGAAACTTTTTCTCGACCTGGCCTGCGAGCTCATTCGAGAGGCGAAGCAGAACAAGCTGGATAACAGTGACACTGCCCCGATGCCTGGAGAGGGTAAAACCATCAGTTACTTGAGCTGCTGCAACATCAATTAG
- the rab30 gene encoding ras-related protein Rab-30 isoform X2 — protein sequence MSMEDYDYLFKIVLIGNAGVGKTCLVRRFTQGLFPPGQGATIGVDFMIKTVEIKGEKVKLQIWDTAGQERFRSITQSYYRSANALILTYDITCEDSFRCLPEWLREIEQYANNQVVTILVGNKIDLAEKREVLRQRAEDFAEAQSMLYLETSAKESDNVEKLFLDLACELIREAKQNKLDNSDTAPMPGEGKTISYLSCCNIN from the exons ATGAGCATGGAAGATTATGACTACCTGTTCAAAATAGTTCTGATAGGAAATGCTGGAGTTGGGAAGACATGTCTCGTCCGGCGCTTTACTCAG GGCCTTTTCCCACCTGGACAAGGGGCTACTATTGGAGTAGATTTCATGATTAAGACTGTGGAAATCAAAGGGGAGAAGGTCAAG CTACAAATATGGGACACAGCTGGACAGGAGAGATTTCGCTCCATTACTCAGAGTTATTACCGTAGTGCCAACGCCCTCATTCTTACGTATGACATTACCTGTGAGGACTCCTTCAGGTGCCTTCCAGAGTGGCTGAGGGAGATCGAGCAGTATGCCAACAACCAAGTGGTGACTATATTAGTCG GTAATAAAATAGATCTGGCAGAGAAGAGAGAGGTCCTCAGGCAGAGGGCTGAAGACTTTGCCGAGGCTCAGAGCATGCTGTACCTGGAGACGTCAGCCAAAGAGTCTGACAACGTTGAGAAACTTTTTCTCGACCTGGCCTGCGAGCTCATTCGAGAGGCGAAGCAGAACAAGCTGGATAACAGTGACACTGCCCCGATGCCTGGAGAGGGTAAAACCATCAGTTACTTGAGCTGCTGCAACATCAATTAG
- the prcp gene encoding lysosomal Pro-X carboxypeptidase: MRTGEKVLDRAAATCILTLCFVCLHVTALKSQLFTRLGGLPYSTEPPVSYKTFYFDQKIDHFGFLEDGTFKQRYLLSDKYWQQPGGPILFYTGNEGDITWFCNNTGFMWEIAKELGAMLVFAEHRYYGESLPFGQDSYSDSKHLNYLTSEQALADFAVLIQNLKGTLPGAQHSPVIAVGGSYGGMLSAWFRMKYPHVVVGALAASAPIWQFPGMVPCGDFYKTVTRDFAKSGINCDANIRKSWKAVNNVSSSASGLQWLSEEFNLCAPLKNKNDVLTFKSWLQETWVNLAMVDYPYEANFLQPLPRWPIQVVCKYLSFDSTVSDYQLLQGVAQAAKVYYNYTGSAPCLNTSQTATSSLGYLGWFYQACTEMVMPMCTDGVQDMFEPEEWNFQAFSDECKAMFGIRPRADWAGTVYGGKEISSHSNIIFSNGGLDPWSSGGVTSNISHSLVSIMIPDGAHHLDLRYSNDLDPPSVRAARALEVKYFQEWIKKAKKAHRAAPTG, translated from the exons ATGAGGACTGGAGAGAAGGTTTTGGACAGAGCCGCAGCTACCTGCATCCTAACgttgtgttttgtctgtttacACGTGACCGCTCTCAAATCGCAACTTTTTACCAGGCTGGGTGGGCTGCCTTACTCCACTGAGCCTCCAGTCAGCtataaaacattttactttGATCAGAAG ATTGACCATTTTGGATTCCTTGAGGATGGCACCTTCAAACAGAGATACCTTCTGTCTGACAAATACTGGCAGCAGCCTGGAGGACCTATTTTGTTCTATACTGGAAATGAAGGCGACATAACCTGGTTCTGCAACAACACT GGCTTCATGTGGGAAATTGCGAAGGAGTTAGGTGCCATGCTGGTTTTTGCAGAACATCGTTACTATGGAGAGTCCCTGCCATTTGGACAAGACTCTTACAGT GACAGCAAACATCTCAACTACCTGACCTCAGAGCAAGCCCTAGCAGATTTTGCAGTACTGATTCAGAACCTTAAGGGTACTCTACCTGGTGCTCAGCACAGCCCCGTCATCGCTGTTGGAGGATCCTATGGAGGAATGCTCTCTGCCTGGTTCAGGATGAAATACCCCCATGTAGTTGTTGG AGCGCTGGCAGCCTCTGCACCAATATGGCAGTTCCCTGGTATGGTGCCATGTGGAGACTTTTACAAAACAGTAACACGAGACTTTGCCAAAAGTGGCATTAACTGCGATGCAAACATCAGAAAGTCGTGGAAGGCTGTAAATAATGTTTCTTCCTCAG CGTCTGGTCTTCAGTGGCTGTCAGAAGAATTCAATTTGTGTGCccctcttaaaaacaaaaatgatgtcCTCACCTTCAAGAGTTGGCTTCAAGAGACCTGGGTGAATCTGGCAATGGTGGACTACCCGTATGAAGCTAATTTCCTCCAGCCGCTGCCTCGCTGGCCCATCCAG gTGGTGTGCAAGTACCTCAGCTTCGATTCTACTGTGTCGGACTACCAGCTGCTGCAAGGTGTCGCCCAAGCAGCAAAGGTTTACTATAACTACACCGGAAGCGCTCCCTGTCTAAACACATCACAGACAGCAACCAGCAGCCTTGGCTACCTCGGCTGGTTTTACCAG GCCTGCACGGAGATGGTGATGCCCATGTGCACAGATGGCGTGCAGGACATGTTTGAACCAGAGGAGTGGAACTTCCAGGCTTTCTCTGATGAGTGCAAAGCCATGTTTGGTATCAGGCCACGGGCTGACTGGGCAGGCACTGTCTACGGGGGGAAAGAGATCTCCTCTCACAGCAACATCATCTTCAG TAATGGAGGACTCGATCCATGGTCATCTGGTGGAGTGACTTCCAACATCTCACATTCTCTGGTTTCCATTATGATTCCTGATGGAGCCCACCACTTAGACCTCCGCTACAGCAATGACCTTGATCCACCTTCAGTCCGTGCTGCCCGGGCGTTAGAGGTGAAGTATTTTCAGGAGTGGATCAAGAAGGCTAAAAAGGCACATAGAGCTGCACCAACCGGCTAG
- the LOC134641434 gene encoding LOW QUALITY PROTEIN: protein FAM181B (The sequence of the model RefSeq protein was modified relative to this genomic sequence to represent the inferred CDS: inserted 3 bases in 2 codons) translates to MQVVGHKQRVKXPAVPLPLLFDVLTSFVQPLERSPXLSSERVTSTLECLQELHEQHQDQVFIRGKRACCEEIWGSRITVDATGVAAGLNRVMAVQTAIMNPQFMNFCFPGSVMEYDVEKSLDGSLLGETENDEDYKETTRDLLSFIDSASSNIKLALDKPVKSKRKVNHRKYLQKQIKRCTGIITPGNAAEAPVKRQGSPLTQSSTLQSKTLPKRDGVQANLQSKSLAALFSPVKDIRGEKPKKPPLRHRNLPPSFFTEPANCSKVSSTSGMTLKDLERGNPEAAEFFELLGPDYSNMVSDQDIYQGMPLRVQPELGGPDPASYDTHHLVGGLLYSEPWTSCSGPSKKVGESLRTGPAQPPPVYCQSEGATGPIEDNALCTLAFPNFFADCPIPQVTYDLTGGYNRANYSSL, encoded by the exons ATGCAGGTGGTCGGGCACAAGCAAAGAGTTAA TCCTGCGGTCCCATTGCCCCTCCTCTTTGATGTTCTGACATCATTTGTCCAGCCCCTCGAAAGATCTC TACTTTCCTCAGAGCGCGTCACTTCTACTCTGGAATGTTTACAGGAACTTCATGAGCAGCATCAGGACCAAGTTTTTATCAGAGGAAAAAGGGCATGCTGTGAAGAAATTTGGGGTTCAAGGATCACAGTGGATGCCACAGGTGTAGCTGCTGGGCTCAACAGAGTAATGGCTGTTCAGACTGCAATCATGAACCCTCAGTTCATGAatttctgcttccctggctcTGTGATGGAGTATGATGTGGAAAAAAGTCTTGATGGAAGTCTCCTGGGTGAGACAGAAAATGATGAGGACTACAAAGAGACGACGAGGGATTTGTTGAGTTTCATAGACTCAGCCTCCAGCAATATTAAGCTAGCTCTGGACAAGCCAGTGAAATCTAAAAGGAAAGTCAACCACCGGAAGTATCTGCAAAAGCAGATCAAAAGGTGCACTGGCATTATAACACCAGGAAACGCTGCAGAGGCCCCAGTAAAAAGACAGGGTTCTCCACTGACTCAGTCAAGCACTTTGCAGAGCAAAACTCTACCTAAGCGTGATGGTGTTCAGGCCAACTTGCAGAGCAAAAGCTTGGCAGCTCTCTTCAGCCCTGTGAAGGATATAAGGGGTGAAAAACCCAAGAAACCACCGCTGAGGCATCGCAACCTGCCCCCTTCTTTCTTTACCGAGCCTGCTAATTGCTCCAAAGTCAGTTCAACATCTGGGATGACGCTGAAGGACTTGGAGCGAGGCAATCCAGAGGCTGCAGAGTTCTTTGAGCTCTTGGGGCCCGATTACAGCAACATGGTCAGTGATCAGGATATTTATCAAGGCATGCCTCTCCGGGTGCAGCCAGAGTTGGGAGGGCCAGATCCAGCTTCCTATGATACTCATCATTTAGTTGGTGGTCTCCTCTACTCTGAACCCTGGACTAGCTGCTCAGGACCCTCTAAAAAAGTAGGGGAGAGTCTGCGTACAGGCCCAGCCCAGCCGCCTCCTGTCTACTGTCAGTCTGAGGGTGCTACGGGGCCCATAGAAGACAATGCGCTGTGCACTTTAGCCTTTCCAAACTTCTTCGCAGACTGCCCCATACCTCAGGTCACCTACGATTTAACTGGTGGTTATAACAGAGCTAATTATTCATCTCTATGA